The DNA window CGTCGTCCTCCTCCGGCGGCAGGTCGACGACGATCAAGCCGTCGACGCCCGCTGCCCTGGCGTCGGCCAGGAAGCGGTCGACACCGTAGACGAAGATCGGGTTGAAATAGCCCATGAGGATCACCGGCGTGTCCTGATCTTCGGCCCGGAAGCGCCGGATCAGGTCGAGGGTCTTGACCGTGTCCTGGCCCACCTTCAGGGCCCGCAGGCCCGCCGCCTGGATGGCCGGGCCGTCGGCCATCGGATCGGTGAAGGGCAGCCCGAACTCGACGATGTCGGCCCCGGCCTTGGGCAGGCTCTTCAGGATCTGAAGCGAGGTTTCCGGATCCGGATCGCCGGCCATCACATAGGTGACGAGGGCGGCGCGGCCCTCCTGGCGGCATTGTTCGAAACGGGCTTCGATGCGTTGGGTCATGGGTGGGGTCTTTAGCATGGTGCGATGAGAATGAACACGCGTGTCATTCCCGGCCGAAGCGTCATGGAGGAAAGGAAATCCACCCAACGCTCCGTCATGGATCACCTTCCGGGCCCTGGGGCCGACAAGGGCGACACTGAGGTTCCGCTCAGACGATCTGGTTGCCCAGATGCTCGGCGATCTGGAACAGGTCCTTGTCGCCGCGGCCGCTGATGTTGACCACCATCAGGTGATCCTTGGGCTTCTGCGGCGCCAGCTCCGCGACCTTGGCAAGCGCATGGCTGGGCTCGAGCGCGGGCAGGATGCCCTCGAGCCGCGAGCAGAGCTGGAAGGCCTCCAGGGCCTCCTCGTCCGTGGCGGAAATGTATTTCACCCGGCCCATTTCGTGGAGCCAGGCGTGCTCCGGGCCGATGCCGGGATAGTCGAGGCCGGCCGAGATGGAATGGGCGTCCTGGATCTGTCCGTCGTGATCCATGAGCAGGTAGGTGCGGTTGCCGTGGAGAACGCCCGGGCGGCCGCCGGAGAGCGAGGCCGCGTGCAGCTTGTCGAGGCCGTGGCCCGCCGCCTCGACGCCGTAGATCTCGATGTCCTTGTCGTCGAGGAACGGGTGGAACAGCCCGATGGCGTTGGAGCCGCCGCCGATGCAGGCCACGAGCGAATCCGGCAGGCGCCCCTCCGCCTCCATCATCTGCTCGCGGGTCTCGTTGCCGATGACGCACTGGAAGTCCCGTACCATGGCCGGATAGGGATGCGGACCCGCCACCGTGCCGATGCAGTAGAAGGTGTCGGACACATTGGTGACCCAGTCGCGCAGCGCCTCGTTCATGGCGTCCTTGAGGGTACGGGTGCCGGACTGCACGGGCACCACCTTGGCGCCGAGCATGTTCATGCGGAACACGTTGGGCTTCTGCCGCTCCACGTCGACGGCGCCCATATAGACCACGCAGTCGAGGCCGAAGCGCGCGCACAGCGTCGCGGTGGCGACCCCGTGCTGGCCGGCGCCGGTCTCGGCGATGATGCGCTTCTTGCCCATGCGGCGGGCGAGAAGGATCTGGCCCAGCACGTTGTTCACCTTGTGGGCGCCGGTGTGGTTGAGCTCCTCGCGCTTGAAGTAGATCTTCGCCCCGCCCGAGCGGCCGGAGGCCGCAGAAACCTCGCGAAGATGCTCGGTCATGCGCTCGGCGAAATAGAGCGGGCTCGGGCGGCCGATATAATGGGTCGAGTAGCTCGCCATGTCGGCGTGGAAGGCCGGGTCGTTCCGGGCCTCCTCGTAGGCCTTCTCCAGTTCGAGAATGTTCGGCATCAGGGTCTCGGCCACGAAGCGGCCGCCGAACTGGCCGAAATGCCCGCGCTCGTCGGGACCGGTGCGGAAGGAGTTGGGTTGGGCTTGAGCTGACACGGCCTGTCCTGCCTTGAAGGTCTTGAAGGCACGCCGGAAGGACGTGCCGCCTGAATTAGGGGTGGGCAGCGGCGAAGGCTGTCCGGGCGGCCCTGATGAAGGCCTCGATCCTGGCCGGATCCTTGAGGCCCGGACCGCTTTCCACCCCAGACGACACGTCGACGGCCTGCGGCTTCGTGAGCCGGATCGCCTCCGCCACGTTGTCGGGGTTGAGCCCTCCTGACAGCATGAAGGAAAGTCTCGGGTCAAGCCCGTTCAGGAGCCGCCAGTCGAAGGAGATCCCGTTGCCGCCGGGCAAGGCCTCGGCCGTGCGGGGCGGCTTGGCGTCGAGAAGGATGTGGTCGACGCCCCCGGCATAGGGATGAAGCGCCCGCAGATCCGACGCCTCCGCGATCCCGACCGCCTTCATGACCGGCCGCTTGACCATCGAGCGGATCTCGGCCACGCGCTCCGGACTCTCGCCGCCATGCAGCTGGATCAGGTCGGGATTGATCGCCTCGATGGCCTGCGCGATGGCCTCGTCGGTCGGATCGACCAGCAGCACCACGCGCTGGGCGCGGCCCCGGGCCTGAAGGGAGAGACGGTGACCGAGGTCCAGGCTGACATGGCGGGGGCTCTTCGGGAAGCGCACGAAGCCGACCATGTCGGCGCCTGCTCCGAGGGCG is part of the Microvirga terrae genome and encodes:
- the trpB gene encoding tryptophan synthase subunit beta — encoded protein: MSAQAQPNSFRTGPDERGHFGQFGGRFVAETLMPNILELEKAYEEARNDPAFHADMASYSTHYIGRPSPLYFAERMTEHLREVSAASGRSGGAKIYFKREELNHTGAHKVNNVLGQILLARRMGKKRIIAETGAGQHGVATATLCARFGLDCVVYMGAVDVERQKPNVFRMNMLGAKVVPVQSGTRTLKDAMNEALRDWVTNVSDTFYCIGTVAGPHPYPAMVRDFQCVIGNETREQMMEAEGRLPDSLVACIGGGSNAIGLFHPFLDDKDIEIYGVEAAGHGLDKLHAASLSGGRPGVLHGNRTYLLMDHDGQIQDAHSISAGLDYPGIGPEHAWLHEMGRVKYISATDEEALEAFQLCSRLEGILPALEPSHALAKVAELAPQKPKDHLMVVNISGRGDKDLFQIAEHLGNQIV
- a CDS encoding phosphoribosylanthranilate isomerase; translated protein: MDNLIKICGLSTPETLDVALGAGADMVGFVRFPKSPRHVSLDLGHRLSLQARGRAQRVVLLVDPTDEAIAQAIEAINPDLIQLHGGESPERVAEIRSMVKRPVMKAVGIAEASDLRALHPYAGGVDHILLDAKPPRTAEALPGGNGISFDWRLLNGLDPRLSFMLSGGLNPDNVAEAIRLTKPQAVDVSSGVESGPGLKDPARIEAFIRAARTAFAAAHP